From the genome of Dictyoglomus sp.:
CAGGTGTCTTGAATAGAAGAGGATTTGAAGAAATATATCAAAAGGAAATATCAAGGGCTAAAAGATATAATAGACCTTTATCGGTCATGATTCTTGATATGGATGATTTTAAATTATTAAATGATACCTATGGACATCTTTTTGGAGATCAAATTTTAAAAGAAATAGCAAATCTTCTTAAAAAAGCCTGTAGAAAAGGAGATACTATAGGAAGATATGGAGGAGATGAATTTGCTATAATCTTACCTGAAACCAATATCGAAGATAGCAATAAAGTTGCTGAGAGAATTCTAAGAAAGATAAAGAATAATCCCATTATAACCCCAAATAAAAAAAAGATTTCTTTAAAGATAAGTATAGGAATAGCCTCTTATCCAGAAGATACACTGGAACCTGAGAAATTACTTGCCTTAGCAGATACAGCTATGTATAAAGCAAAAATTTATGGAGGTGGACAATATTCCTACTTTTCTTCCCCATCAAGGATTTCTATTTTAAAGGAAATTCCTAAATTTGATATATTTTTAGGATTAATAAATGCTATAGATCACAAAGATAATTACACTTTTACCCATTGCCAAGATGTAGCAAAATATGCTTATAAATTAGGTGAAAAATTGAAACTTTCTAAAGAAGAACTTGAAATTCTCAATTTAGCGGGAAGACTTCATGATATCGGTAAAATTGGGATACCCTCAGAAATATTAAAAAAGCCTGGTCCTCTTTCGGAAAGTGAGTGGAACATTATAAAGGAACACCCAAGACTTGGATATCTTATTCTCAGTCAGATTCCTAAAATGGAAAAGCTTTTAAATGCAGTTCTTTATCATCATGAAAGGTATGATGGTAAAGGTTATCCTCAAAATCTTCAAGGAGAAGATATACCATTATTTGCAAGAATTCTTGCACTTGCAGATGCATACTCCGCTATGAGATCCGATAGACCTTATAGAATGGCTCTTACTAAAAGACAAATAATTAAAGAAATTCAAAAAAATGCAGGGAAGCAATTTGATCCTGAATTAGCAAAAATTTTTACCAATCTCATTGAAAAGGGTGAAGTTTAAAACTCTTAAATAAAATTATCAAATTAGAAAGGAGGAACTTTAATGAATAAATTTGTTTTTTATAATCCTACTAAAATAATTTTTGGGGTTGATACAACTAATGAAGTAGGGAAGGAAGTTAAAAACTATGGAAAAAAGGTTTTAATAATATCAGGTCAAGGAAGTATTAAAAAGATTGGACTTTACGATAAAGTAGTAAAAATTTTAAAAGAAGAAATAGAAATTTTTGAGCTTGAGGGAGTTAAGCCAAATCCAAGGGTTGATCTAGTTAGAAAAGGAATAAAAATGGTTAAAGAAAATAATATTGATCTTTTGCTTGCAGTAGGGGGTGGAAGTGTTATAGACACAGCAAAAGCAATTTCAGCAGGACTTTCTTATGATGGAGATGTATGGGATCTTTTTAGATACAGAAAACCAATAAAACAAGGTATTCCTATTGGAGTAATTTTAACCCTTGCTGCAACAGGTTCGGAAATGAATGGTAATGCAGTTATTTCGAATTTAGAAACCCAAGAAAAGCTTGCTATATCAAGTCCTTATTTATATCCAAAATTTTCTATCCTTGACCCTAAAAACACAGTGACTGTTCCTTTAAATCATACCTTATATGGTATAGTAGATATTCTGTCCCATGTTTTTGAACAATATTTTGATAGGACTGAAGGAGCAATTCTTCAAGACAGATTTGCTGAATCAATTATGAAAACCATAATTGAAACTACTCCTAAATTAATTGAAAATCCAGAAGATATCAACGCAAGAGCTATAATTCTTTGGTGTGGAACCAATGCCCTAAATGGAATAATAGGAGTAGGAAAGGAACAAGATTGGGCTACTCACTCCATAGAACATGCTATTTCTGCAATATATGATATTCCTCACGGTTTAGGTCTTGCTATTGTATTTCCTCACTGGATGAAATATGTCATTGATGCTATACCCCACAAGTTTGCCCAATTTGCAAGAAATGTTTGGAACATTCAAGGTGATGATAATCTTAAAGTAGGATTAGAAGGTATTGAGAAGCTAATAAATTTCTACGAAAGTATTGGAATTCCTACGAAACTTTCAAAAATAGGAATAAATGAAGAAAAAATAGAAGAAATGGCGGAGAAAGCGACAATTTTTGGACCTATAGGTAATGTTAAAAGGCTTACAAAGGAAGACGTAATAAATATTTTAAAGATGTGTTTATGAATCTTGACATTAGTCTTTTTTTATTGTTAGGATTATTAAAATTTTCTCTGGGAGGGAAGTTAGAAGTTATGGGAAGAAGCGAACAAGTAAAAAAAGGAATTGAAAAAGCTCCTCATAGGGCTCTTTTTTATGCCATGGGATACACCTCTGACGAATTAGAAAGGCCTCTTATTGGAGTAGTGAATTCAGGTAATGAAATGATTCCTGGACATATACATCTGGACATTATAGCTCAGTCGGTAAAAATGGGAATTTTAGAGGCAGGGGGAACCCCCATGGAATTTAGAGTTATTGGGATATGCGATGGAATTGCTATGGGACATAAAGGGATGAAATACTCTCTTCCCAGTAGAGAGCTTATCGCGGACTCTATAGAAGCTATGGTAGAAGCCTATCAACTTGACGGAATGATTCTTTTAACGAACTGTGACAAGATTGTTCCAGGAATGATTATGGCGATGGCAAGATTAAATCTTCCTTCCCTTATACTCAGTGGGGGTCCAATGTTGGCAGGCAGATGGAGAGGAAAAGATGTAGATTTAATTAGCGTATTTGAAGGAATTGGACAAGTTAAAACAGGAAAACTGAAAGAAGAAGAACTTAATGAGCTAGAACAATTTGCATGTCCTGGATGTGGTTCTTGTTCGGGAATGTTTACTGCAAATACTATGAATTGTTTATCTGAAGCTTTAGGTTTAGCTCTCCCTTATAATGGAACTTTACCTGCAGCCTACGATGGAATGAGAAAAAGATTATCAAAGGAGGCAGGCGAAAGAATTGTTCAATTGGTAAAGGAGGGAATAAA
Proteins encoded in this window:
- a CDS encoding iron-containing alcohol dehydrogenase; translation: MNKFVFYNPTKIIFGVDTTNEVGKEVKNYGKKVLIISGQGSIKKIGLYDKVVKILKEEIEIFELEGVKPNPRVDLVRKGIKMVKENNIDLLLAVGGGSVIDTAKAISAGLSYDGDVWDLFRYRKPIKQGIPIGVILTLAATGSEMNGNAVISNLETQEKLAISSPYLYPKFSILDPKNTVTVPLNHTLYGIVDILSHVFEQYFDRTEGAILQDRFAESIMKTIIETTPKLIENPEDINARAIILWCGTNALNGIIGVGKEQDWATHSIEHAISAIYDIPHGLGLAIVFPHWMKYVIDAIPHKFAQFARNVWNIQGDDNLKVGLEGIEKLINFYESIGIPTKLSKIGINEEKIEEMAEKATIFGPIGNVKRLTKEDVINILKMCL